In the genome of Thermococcus sp. 21S7, the window GTCGAGGAGGCCGTCAGGATAGTCAAGGACGTTACCGAGAAGCTGAGCAAGTACGAGGTTCCGCCGGAGAAGCTGGTCATCCACGAGCAGATTACCAGGGAGCTGAAGGATTACAAGGCCACCGGTCCGCACGTGGCCATAGCGAAGCGCCTCGCGGCGAGGGGAATAAAGATACGCCCAGGCACGGTGATAAGCTACATCGTCCTAAAGGGCTCCGGAAGGATAGGCGACAGGGCGATTCCGTTTGACGAGTTCGACCCGACGAAGCACCGCTACGACGCGGAGTACTACATCGAAAACCAGGTCCTGCCGGCCGTGGAGAGGATTCTGAAGGCCTTCGGCTACAAGAAGGAGGAGCTCAGGTATCAGAAAACGAGGCAGGTTGGCCTCGGGGCGTGGCTCAAGCTGAAGGGGAAGAAGTGACTCCCTTCGAAATCCTTTTATCCCTGTATTTCAAACTGTATTTCGAGGTGTATTACATGGCCATCGTTACTGTCCGCGTTCCCGATGAGTTGAAGCTCAAGATGAAGGAGCTTGACATAAACTGGAGCGAGGAAATCAGGGAGTTCATAAGAAGGCGCATAGACGAGGCAGAAAGAAAGAGACGAATACAGGAAGCCTTAGAGCTTGCAAAGGCGAGTGGAAGCGTGAGCAGGGGTTTTGCAGCGAAGTCCGTGAGGGAGGACCGTGATAGTCATTGATGCCTCGGCCCTTGTGAAGGTCGTGTTGCAGGAACCAGGTTGGGAAGAAGTACCAACGGAGCCACACGTGGCGACGCTCGACTATGCACTCGTTGAGGGCATGAATGCAATCTGGAAGGCAGTGCGACGTGGAGAGCTAACCATTGAGCAAGGAAAGGTTAAGGTAATCGTTCTTAAGACGTTAGGGAGCTCGATAACACTTTTTGAGGCGCAAAACTTCTTCGAGAGGGGGCTGGAAATAGCATTGAGTGAGAACATCACAATCTACGATGCCCTTTACATAGCCTTAGCGGAGGCTCTAAAGGCTGAACTCCTGACGGCGGACGAGAGGCAATACTACGCGGCCAGAAATTATGTGGAGGCGAAGCTTGTTCGATGACTTCTGGAAGGCCATGCCAGTACATCTTTTGAGATAGTTCGAGTATGAGACGATGGAAAACGTAGCCGGGAAATTGGGGCTAACACGGAATGGCGGGTTAAGATGGACAGGATTCGAGCCGAAGCTAGGGCAAACGTTGATGCAGTTCTCGATAGAGCATTTGGATACCTAAAAACCTCCAAGAGCTGGGGGCAGAGCTCTATGATGAGCTTCCCGGTATGTAATGAAATCACCTGTACGCCCTCTCTCTTCGCTCAATCTTGAAGATTACAACCCTGAAGTTCTCGTCATCTACCTCGTAAAGGATTCTAAACTGGCCTACACGAATTCTGTACGTGCGCTCTTCACCACGAATCTTTTTGTAAGGGTATGAGAAAGGATTCCCAGAAAGGCGGAGAATTATCTCTTTCAGTTTTCTCCTATGCGCGGGTTGCAGAGCTTTTACCTGCTTGGCGGCTTTCTTTGTAAAAACAACCTCGTACATTGGTCACTCCTCAAAAAGCTCCTCAAATCTGACGAACTCTCCCCGTTTGACCTCCTCGCGCATTTTTCTAAGCTCCTCCCTCTCCTTCTCCGTTAACTCCTCATAACCAATGAAGTTGTCTATCTTGGCGTTAAGGGTCATAAGTAATCTCTCAATGCGCTCCAGTCTCTCAACTACCTCACTCATGTTCCCACCATTACAACTTTATCTCTTTGTCCTTAAATACTTCCCGATTCAATCCCCTCCAAAACCTCCAGAATTCCCTCAACCCCTGGAACCTCAAAGCCCTTTTCGTGGATTTTTCTGACCTCCTCTGCCTCCGGGTTAATCCAGACAGCCCACATGCCGGTCCTCAGCGCCCCCTCGAAGTCCTCCGCGTAGGTGTCGCCGATGTGTATTGCTTCGTCCGGCTCTATACCGAATGCTTCGAGCGGCTTCCTGAACATCTCAGGCATCGGCTTGTAAGCCAGAACCTCGTCGGCGAAGAATGTTTTGTCTATTAAGTTCATAAGCCCGAAGCGCTCCAGCAGGAGCCGGGTGTACGAACCCGGCCAGAACATCACGTTGCCGGTCACTGTAACCTTCAGCCCCTTTCTCTTGACGCCCTCCAAAGCTTTCTTCGCTCCGGGGAGGACTATCTCGTCGCCAACGTTGAGCGTTGCCCTTGCGGCGGCCCTCTTGACGAGTTCGACGTCTGTTCCCAGGAGCTCTGCCAGCATTTCCTGGCTCTCTTCGAGGGCCCTAGAGGGGTCTCCAGCTGTTTCTGCCCTCATGCGCTTTATCCTCTCGCGTGAGAGCATCATTCCCTCGACGACGTCTATTATGCACGTCCCCATCAGCTTGGAGAGCTCAACGGCCATCGCATCGAGCATGACGTTGATGTCGAGGAGCGTGTTCCAGACGTCGAATGAGACGAGCTTCATCCTTATCACCGGGGGTAATACGGAGGGCGAATTTAAAAACTCAACGCCCCCGCTCCCTCCCAGCCAGGTAGGCGAGGCCCTCCATGAGTCCGGCCTCCCTTAGAACCGCTTTGAGGTTCCTGAAGCGGGAGCGCATGACGAACAGCTCATAGAATCCCTCCAGGTTGCCCCAGTGGCCGTAAGCTGATAACGCCAGGTACATGACTTCCTTGGGCTTGAGCTTCCTTTCGAGGCTCTCGTTTAGGGCCTTAAGTCCCGGCTTTATCCTCTCAAGAAGTCCCTCCCTCGCTATGAGGTGGAGCATCAAATCCTCGACGGTCGGCTTCTTCCACTCGATGACCTCGTCCCCGAAGGGCAGGCCGATTATCAGCGGAACCACCTCGGTTCTCCCGACGATGTAGCCGCGGGGTGTTTTCCTGTGCCTGAAGCCGGAGAGCTTTCCGGCTATCGAGGCCAGGGCGGCGTCTCTGTCCTCATCGATGTCAATGGCGACTCCAAGCCTCTCGACTGTGAAGTCGAAGACGTCCATGGCCCTGAGGAAGTTGCCGAGGTTCCTTATAACCCCGGAGTTGCCCTCGCTCGGCAGCACCGCGAGATAGTAGCCATCTCCCTCGCGCTTCAGCAGGTCGAAGTTGTCGCGCTCAAAGACGCGCTCGATGAACCGCAGGCTGTATGGAGCCTCCCGGCTCTCCTTGAACTCGAAGAGCTTCTTGAAGACTGCCTTGAAGAACTTGGAGTCTGTCTTCCCCTCGACGAACAGAACGCTTGTCCCTGCATTCTCACCGGAAAAGCCGCCGCGAACGTCGAAATCGAGGTACTTCCTCAGCTCGTAGGCCTCCTTCATTGTGAGGCTCTTCCCCGTGTCGGAGTATATCAGGACGTTCCCATCTCCCCGTCTGAACTTCCAGGCGATTAAATCGATGAGCTCAAGGCTCGCCGTGACGACGGTCTCTTCTCCGGTCAGGGAATCAACGAAGTCGATTAGTTCATCGCGGTTCTTCCTGTACTCGGGGAATAGAATGGCCTTTTCATCTGCGAATCTCTCAAACCTGTCTCCAGTTACGATCCTCATTCACTTCACCATGTCAACGGTTATTGCGCCTATCACGGCGAAGGTGCTCACGAGCACAGTTGCGTTCAGGTACTGAACCGCGTTGAAATCGGCTATCCAGTTGATTCCATACAGGGATATCAGCCCCGCGGAGATTAGATACGCTATGAGTGCCACGGTCAGCAGCCTCTTGGGCACGTGGAACAGCTCCTCCCTCTTGAGGTTTCCTATACGGGACTTTGCTATGAAGAGGTACGCCACGGCCAGCGTCATCAGGAATATCGCGACGGCCCGCTCGATGGAGATGTCCTTCGCTATCTCCCAGAGCTCCGCGGTAAACAGGAAGGGGAGGGCGAAGGTGACCGCTCCGACTATCTCCTGGGCTATGTCGTCCCAGCCGAGCTTGTCCGGGGCCTTTCTCATCTCGTTCTCTCTTTTCAGTTCCTCGATGCTGGAGTACAGCTCTTCGAGACGTCTCTCCATTCCGGTTCGCCTTTCGTTTTCAATCCGGTGCTCAGGTTCGGGGTTCATCATCCGGTCAGTATTGGATTCACTCATCATCGCGGGAATAACTCCCAGGGAAACGTTATAAATATTGGGTGGCATTTTTAAATCGGTGATAGAGGAAATGAGGAAAGCATCGCTGTTGCTTTTATTGGTTGTTACCTTTGGTATGCTCATCACGCCGATTAACGCGGCGGTTACTGGAATAAACTCATCGAACACTGTGATAGTCCTTCCGACCACCAAGATAGTCAACGGCGTGCCCGTTCATGTAGGCGAGGATGCTATAACCGGTTCGAGACTTGGTGCATTCCTGGTTCTTCAGGGTGTTTCTAGGGGAACGTACACAAAAACCGTTTCCATACCTGTTGAGTACCACAGCGTGCTTATTCACGATGAAAACCAGACCTATAAGCTCAACTCCGTTGACATGCCCGACGTCGGCGTTAACGTCAGCGACGAGCCTGTTGGGCACGGGATAGTTATCCAGGTCAACTTTTCGTGCGTTGATTTCAACTCCACTCGGAGGGCCGCTGAGTTCACTGATCGTAGCGTTGAGCTAATATTCAATGAGAACACGACACCTTTCGGTTTTGGGGGCGGATATCGAGCCGTTGCTACCAGGCTTAATGGGGTGGATGTCGTTTACGTGTATTCTTTCTCTCAGGTGAACGAGTCCAGTACCTCCCTTCTGGAGACGTTAAGCGTTGGGGAATGGAAAATTCATTTTGTTGACATCAAAGTCAGCGATGAGACGATGCTGGTGGACCTCACGTACCCCAGCGGGCTCGTAAAGCGTAAGGTGATGCATGTCGGCAGGTACTATTTGATGTACCTCGATGCCGAGGAAAACGAGGACTTTGAGGTATTTGACACTTACCCATCTAATAGAATCGATGAACTGCTCGAAAAGGGTGCCAGGAACGTTTTGGTGTTTGCTCCCACCAGTCTCTTTGTGGGGATTGGCGGAACGAAATCCGTGATATTTAACTACGAGTACTACTCAAAGGCTAGGCGGTACCAGGATGGGGATGTGTACAGGGATCAGTGGGTGTGGGACATAGACCCCACTAACAACCTTTACGTTCTGTACCTCCATGCGAATGGGAGTCCTAGCTTCAGGAATGTCCTCATCGGTGAGGGCTCCGCATTAAAGTTGCCCACCGAGTGGGGGCTTGAGATAGTCCCGGTGTTCGCGAAGGATAACAATGACAAGATAGTCGGGATCGAGGGCTATCGCTTCGTGCGCGTTGCTTCCGTAACCGGGAATGTCTCCATAACCGCGCCGAAGATTGAGGCTACTGACGATGTATACGATTTTATAGTTGAAGACACCCAGCTCAAGGAATTCCCTTCGGACAAGAACGTCATAATCATCGGCGGCTGGGTCAGCAACAAGGCGTGGGAGCTGCTGGAGCGGACCTACGGCAAGGACGCTGTCAGCGCTATCAAAGACGAGATAAACCGGAAAGGCTACGTGATAAAGGAGCTCAAGAACCCGCACAACCCGAGCTACAAGGTGATAATCCTGGCAGGGAAAACCTACGGGGAGACCAGACTCGCCGTGGAGAAGTTCATGGAGGAAATGTAAAATCTTATTTTACCCTCCTGTTATGATTTCATCCTCTCAATTCGAGCCAGAATTAAGTCTCATTTTTGATTTAAACGCTGAGTAATTCCCGGCTTCTTTTAATAAATCTTTCGGTGGAGGAAGAGGTAGGTTTATATACTCAAATCGCGGTCTGAACGTTCATGTCACTGCAGAACTATCGCGGGTTCGGAAGGGACGCATGGCTGCTCGTTGCCTACTCATTCGCCTCCGCTTTCGGGGGCAACATAGCCTGGTTTATCTTCCCGTTCTATCTAAAATCGCTCGGCTTCGACTACACCAACATAGGCATGGTCTTCTCGCTCTCAACGCTGGCCCAGGCGGCGGTTCTGCTGTTCTCGGGCCCGTTCGGCGCGAGGGTGGGCTACAAGAAAACCGTCCTCCTTGGAGTGAGCATGATGTTCCTCGGGAGGCTCGTTCAGGTTCTCCACCCGACCCTCTGGATGCTCGCCCTGGGCGGCGTTTTGATAGGGATAGGCATGGCGCTGGAGTCTCCCTCATTCATGGCGCTGCTCAGCGGGGAGGTGGAGGACGGGAAGAGGCACTACCTGTTCAGCCTCTCCTCGGGAATCGGCACGATAGCATCTGCCCTCGGAATACTCGTCGCCGGCTTTCTCTCGCGCTGGCTGAGCTATGGGCAGGTGTTCTCCCTGGTCCTCGTGGTCATACCTATTCGGTTCGCGGTAGTTCTCTTCGTCAGGCCCGTGCTTGAGAGGCATTCCCGCGGGCTGAACCTTGACCGGAGCCTCCTCGTCAGGATAGGCCGCTTCGCCCTTCCCGGGGCGCTGATAGGTCTGGGTGCGGGAATAGCGATTCCCTACATGGGGCTCTGGTTCAACCAGCGCTTTGGGACGAGCCTGGAGAGCATCGGCTGGCTCTTCGCCTTCCAGCAGTTCATAATGGGGATTGGGATGTTCCTGCTGCCGATGATAGCCGACAGGTTCGGCAGCGTTAAGACAATCGTCTCCTTCAACGGGACTGCGAGCCTCCTCATAGGCGCTCTTCCGTTCTCGCCGGCCTTCCCCGTTGCGGCGGTCGTGTACATCCTCAGGACGATACTGATGAACATAGTCAACCCGATATGGAACTCCTTCATGATGGGGTTCTTTGGGGAAGAGGAGCGCTCCACCGCGATGGCGCTTAACAGCCTGGCCTGGACGGCTACTTTTGGGGTGGGCCAGTACGTGGGCGGCGTTCTCTTCGACATGTCCCTGGTCTGGCCGTTCCTGATAACCGCCTTCCTGTACAGCCTCTCGATGGTGGTGTTCTGGGGCTTTTTCGGGAAGAAAAGAATGGAGGGGGATTAATCCGAACCGAACAATCTTAGAGTCTGAACTGCTCCACGTTCTCGCGGAGCTCTCTTGCTATCTCCCTCAGCTTGGCCGCTCCCGCGCTTAGGGCTTCTATCTCCGCTCTCTGCTCCTGCATGGCGGAGTTAACTTCCTCCGCGCTGGCGGTGGTTTCCTCTGCACTCGCCGCCAGGCCCTCCAGTGCCTGCAGGGCCCTGCTGACTTCCTCGTGTGTCCTCTCGGTCTGCTCCTTTATCGCGGCCACCTTTTCACCGACCTCCTGTACCATTTCCGCTATGTATCCGAGGTAGCCGAGGCTCTCGCTCAGGGTTTCCGTTGAGCTGGCCACGTTGTTTACGCCCCTCTGTGTTTCCTCAACCGCCCTTCTAACCTTCTCGTCCATTTCCTCTATGATGTCCCTGATTGTCTCCGCGGCATTCTTGCTTTCTTCCGCCAGCCCCCTTATCTCCTGGGCAACGACCGCGAAACCTCTACCCGCTTCTCCGGCCCTTGCCGCTTCGATAGCCGCGTTCAGGGCTAGGAGATTTGTTTGTTCTGCAATGTTGCTTATGGCGTGTGTTATCTCCCCTATGCGTTTGCTCATCTCACTGACCGCGTTGACAGCCTCCTCTATGAACGCCATTGATCGTTTTATGCTTTCAACGTCTCTGACGGCTTCGTCGCCCTTCTTCCTGCCCTCCTGCGCTATTCTAACGACCTCGTCGATGGCACCCTCGAACTCCTCCATGACCCGGGACGTTTCCGTTGTGACGTCGGAAACGAGGCGCATGCCCTCGGTTATGCTGTTTATGTGCTCCTGCTGTCTCTGTGCCTCGATGCTGACCTGTTCTATCGCCTCGCTGACCTGATCCGTTGAGTTCTTCACGTGAACGGCTATTCCTGCCAGTTCATCGGCTTGCTCGTCGAGTTCCATTCCAATCCTGCGGATGTTGCCGATCAGGGCCCGCATCTTAGCGGACGTCCCCTGGAGTGCAACGATGATGTTCTGGAGGTCACCCCTGGCCCGGGTGTCCACGCTGTAGTCCAGCCTTCCTTCAGCCATTGCCTCCAGCTTTTCGATGACCTCGTTGAGAGTGCCGATTACGTCGGATGAAATCGACTCGAACGCCGTTATCAGCTTTCCTATCTCATCGTCCCTGTGGGGATAGTCTATCGCTCCAACCGCGTCCCTGGCCTCTTTCAGTCTGCCTGCAGCTATCAGCTCCGCGGCGTTTCTCAGTTGCTCCACCGGCTGGAGTGCCTTTTTGAGGTATCTAACGCTCAGGAGCACAAGGCCCGCCGCGAGGGTTACCATGACAACCGTTCCGTAGAGAACCTCCCGGGATGCCGCGTGCTTTGCGTTGTCAAGTGCGCTGATAAGGCCTCCCACCAGTTCGTCCTCTGGTGCGACTGCCGCAACTGTCCACCCCGTAGTTTTGCTTTTGGCAAAGGAAACGACCATCTTTTTTCCGTCTAGATTGAGCTCAACAACGCCCTCTTCGGAGTTTTTCATCGCCCTTGCGAGCGCCTCGTATCTCCTGTCGTTAAAGATGTTCAGCTTTCCGACGAGATCCTGGTTCGGATGTATCACCACCGTCCCGTTGGGGCTTATGACGAAGAGGTAACCTGTCTTGCCTATCTTCGTGTTCATTATCTCCTGGGACAGGAGTGAGAAGTCAACGTCTATTCCCAAAACGCCCTTAACTACCCCCCCGTACTTTACAGGGGTGATGTAGGTTATGACCGTTTTGTTCGTTATTATATCCGTGTAAGGCTCAATCCAGCTGGGCCCCTCCCTCACGGCCTTCTGGTACCATGGCGACTTCGTGGCGTTGTACCCTTCTGGAAGCTCTGCCCGGGGGATTATTATGAGCTTGCCCCGCGAGTCGGAGTAGTAAACGTTTATTAAGTCTTTATTTGAGTTCTTTAGTTCAGAGAGCCTGTTGAAAACGCTGGCACTGAACGCGGGGGTGCTCGAATAACCCGGATACACCTCGTCCTTCACGTAGAGGGAACCTATGGATCCTGCGTAGGACTCCGTGACGACGATGAGCGGACGCAGCTGTTCGTCTATCATCACTGCGTATTTTTGACTCTCAAGTAGTGCTATCCTCTGCGCGTGCTCCCCGAGGGTAGGGGCAACGCTCTCCTCTATTTTGTTGCCCATGTCCTCTATGGTTCTAATTTGAATTAGTGTCGTCAAAAGGATGACTACCATGGCCATCCCAAGGAACATCGCGTACAACTTTCGGCGGAATCTCATCATGTCGCCCCCTTGTATTATTTACAATATTTTGTGTTACATTTTAGCCAACTATCGGGGCGTTTCTAGTGGTTCGTCTATTTTTTTAAGTTCTTTGTGTATGTTCGAACTACGAACCTAATGTATGAAAATTATGTCACCCTGAGGGATTCGTTTTGATTAATGTTTTTAAGCTCCCCGGAGAACCCACCGCGGTGATGCTCATGGTGGTTAAGGACTGTCCCGAGTGCCACGGAACCGGGAAGGTTAAGGCTGGCGAGAAGGAGTGCCCCGTTTGTGAGGGCTGGGGTTACGTTCCTGCCGATTTCAAGGTTGGGGAGAAGCTGAAGGGCTACCGCAACCTCGACTATATCGGCGTCGAGGACGAGGTTGACGAGATACCCTGCCCCGAGTGCCACGGAAAGGGCGTCGTGCCGGTTTACGACACCTGCCCGACCTGCGGCGGCACCGGCCGCGTCCTCGCCTGCGACATCTGCGGCAAGGTGAAAGAACCCTGGGAGCCGGGCATGGAAACAACCTGGGTCTGTCCGGACTGCATGCGCAAGTACAAGGTCGTCTACGTTCTCGACAAGACCTGCGACGTTGAGGACATAGAGGTCGGGAACGTCTACAAGGGAACCATCGACAGGGTGGAGCGCTTCGGTGTATTTGTCAGGCTCAACCCACACGTTAGGGGCCTGATAAGGCGGAAGGACCTCCTCGGCGGCAGGGAGTACAAGCCCGGCGACGAGATACTGGTTCAGGTTCTCGATGTGAGGCCCGACAAGGGCGAGATAGACCTCATAGAGTCAGCGCTCAAGCACTACAAGGAAGTGGTTGTGCGGAAGGAGCTTCCTGTGACGCTCATCCGTGACCTGAGCAAGGACATGGCCGGCCAGACGGTCAGGCTGCGCGGCAAGGTCACCCAGATACAGGTGACCGGCGGCCCGACTGTCTTTACGATAACCGACGGAACTGGCATAACGTGGGCGGCCGCCTTCGAGGCGCCCGGGGTTAGGGCCTACCCGAACATAAACGTCGGCGATATCGTGGAGATAATAGGTAAGGTGGCCTTCCACTCCGGCGAGATTCAGATAGAGACCAGCGACATGGCGAGGCTCTGGGGGCCGGAGGCTGCTGAAGTAAAGAGGCGCATAGAGGAGGAGCTCGACAGGCGCGCCCAGCCCCGGGACGTCGGCTTCCTCATCGAAAGCGAGGTTCTCGAAAAGCTCAAGCCGAAGATAATGAAGGCGGCATTCATGATACGCAGGGCGATCTACGAGGGCAGACCGATACTGCTGAGACACCACGCCGACGCCGACGGCTACACCTCCGGCTTGGCTTTGGAGTACGCGATAGTTCCGCTCATCGAGGAGGTCTCACCCGACTCCGGTGCCAGATGGAAGCTCTTCAAGCGCAGGCCGAGCAGGGCACCCTTCTACGAGCTGGAGGACGTGCTCAAGGACATCATATTTATGGTCGAGGATCATGAGAAGTTCGGAGACCCACTGCCGCTTTTGGTTATTGTCGACAACGGCGGAACGAGTGAGGACATTCCTGCCTACAAGCGCATAAGGGCCTTCGGCGTCCCGATAGTCGTCATAGACCACCACGACCCGCGCGAGTGGGTGAGCGAGGACAGGGCGAAGGTGGACGACTACGTCGATGTGCACGTCAACCCGCACCACATAAAGCGCGGCTATTATGAGCTTACCGCTGGAATGCTGGCAACGGAAGTGGCGCGCTTCATCAACCCCGAAGTGGAGGACAGGATAAAGCACCTCCCGGCGATAGCCGGAACCGGCGACAGGAGCAAGGCGCCGGAGTTCCACCAGTACCTTGAGATAGCGAAGAAAGCGAAGGGCCTCGATGAGGAGGATCTCAAGAAGATAGCCGAGGTCATAGACCACGAGGCCTACTTCTGGAAGTTCATGGACGGGCACGGCATCATCGACGAGATTCTCCTCCTCACCGGCAACCTTCAGAGGCACCGTGAGCTCATCAACGCTATCTATCCTGAGGTCAAGGAGAAGCAGGAGAAGGCTTTGAAGGCCTCGCTGCCGCACGTCAAGAGCGTCGTCCTGCCGAACGGGATAAGATTCAACACGATAGACATCGAGCTCTTTGCTCCAAAGTTCAGCTATCCGTCCCCGGGCAAGCTCTCCGGCCTGATACACGACCACTTCAAGGAGAAATATGGTGAAGACGCGCCGATTCTAACGCTAGCCTACGGCCCGGACTTCGCGGTGGTCAGGGCCGCCGACGGAATGGCCGCCTATGGCTTCGACCTGAACGAGATAATTCCAAAGCTCCAAGAGGCCCTGCCGAGCGCGGGCATAGAGGGCGGCGGCCACAGCTACGCCGGCTCGATAAAGTTCTTTGAGGGCATGAGGAAGGAGGTCCTTGAGGAATTCGCCAAGCAGGTCGTCAAGCTGAAGAAGACGGGCTGAAAGCGCCTTCCTTTTCTTTCAATGCCAAACCTTTTTAACATCGCAGACTGATGTACTGATGAGCAATGTTTGGAGGAATGTTGATGAGAATAGTTCTTGAGGTTACTTTTAAAATGGGCGGCGTTTCTTACCGTGGCCACCGCTGGGAAGGCGATGCACTCGTTTTCGAGTTCGAGCGCCTTGGGGATGCATTTATCCAGGTTCTCAGCAAGAGGATGGTTGAAGAAGAGGTCGAGCGCGAGCCCTCGGCCGTGATCGTCGAACTGAAAACAAAGGAAGGCGGTAGGATATTCGAGGCTACATTGGAGGAAGGAACCTACCGGGCCGCTGAGCCTTAGGTTTTTATAGTTCCCCTCCAACTTTCTACGGTGATGCCCATGTACATGGCGGAGTTCAAGCTTCGCTTCGGCGACATGAAATGGTACGTCCGGAGGATCATCGAGGCTTCCTCCTTCGAGGAGGCGGAGGAGAAGGCCAAACGCTACGCAGAGGCGATGAACAGGGGCGAGGTCAGGTGGGAGCTGGGCTACGTTATTGAGGCCGAGCGGCCCCTGCTCGTTGGAAAGGATGAGCTTGAGAAGCTCGGCGCTTGATTTTATTCCTTTTGTTGACCTTCTCTGACTCTTCGGGGTTTGGAAAGAAAAGCGAGGAAGAGGGTCACTGCTCCCTCACAAGGGTCATTAGAACCATGGCAACGAGGTTCATGGCCGCGGCGAAGGTGAAGGCGTAGGCCAGGGAGTAGCTCCCCCAGAGCCAGCCGGCTATTACCGACGCCGGAAGGACGAAGATGCCGAAGACCGTGTGGTAGGCCCCTATTATCGTACCCTTCTCGTATTCCCTCGCCAGGTCAGCCATGTACGCCCGGGGTATCGTGTCCTCGATGGCGATGTATATTCCGTAGAGAACGAAGGCCGCTATGAGCGTGTAAAGGTCCCTCGCGTAGGCAAAGGCCAGAGCCGCCAAAGCCGCAACTCCGAAGCCGAGGGTTATCATCCTCTTCTTGCCGAAGGTGTCGGAGTAAACCCCGAGGGGATAGGCCGAGAGGGCGTAGATTAGGTTGAAGAGGGCGTAGAAGGCTATGCTCTGGACGATGGAGTAGCCGAGCTCCTGCGCCTTCCACATCGTGAAGGCGTAGCTGTACCTTCCGAGGGCACCTATCGCCACCACCGCGAGGAAGAGCTGCAGGTTCCTGTTCTTC includes:
- a CDS encoding type II toxin-antitoxin system VapC family toxin, translating into MIVIDASALVKVVLQEPGWEEVPTEPHVATLDYALVEGMNAIWKAVRRGELTIEQGKVKVIVLKTLGSSITLFEAQNFFERGLEIALSENITIYDALYIALAEALKAELLTADERQYYAARNYVEAKLVR
- a CDS encoding type II toxin-antitoxin system RelE/ParE family toxin; translation: MYEVVFTKKAAKQVKALQPAHRRKLKEIILRLSGNPFSYPYKKIRGEERTYRIRVGQFRILYEVDDENFRVVIFKIERRERAYR
- a CDS encoding HAD family hydrolase, which encodes MKLVSFDVWNTLLDINVMLDAMAVELSKLMGTCIIDVVEGMMLSRERIKRMRAETAGDPSRALEESQEMLAELLGTDVELVKRAAARATLNVGDEIVLPGAKKALEGVKRKGLKVTVTGNVMFWPGSYTRLLLERFGLMNLIDKTFFADEVLAYKPMPEMFRKPLEAFGIEPDEAIHIGDTYAEDFEGALRTGMWAVWINPEAEEVRKIHEKGFEVPGVEGILEVLEGIESGSI
- a CDS encoding DUF3226 domain-containing protein, encoding MRIVTGDRFERFADEKAILFPEYRKNRDELIDFVDSLTGEETVVTASLELIDLIAWKFRRGDGNVLIYSDTGKSLTMKEAYELRKYLDFDVRGGFSGENAGTSVLFVEGKTDSKFFKAVFKKLFEFKESREAPYSLRFIERVFERDNFDLLKREGDGYYLAVLPSEGNSGVIRNLGNFLRAMDVFDFTVERLGVAIDIDEDRDAALASIAGKLSGFRHRKTPRGYIVGRTEVVPLIIGLPFGDEVIEWKKPTVEDLMLHLIAREGLLERIKPGLKALNESLERKLKPKEVMYLALSAYGHWGNLEGFYELFVMRSRFRNLKAVLREAGLMEGLAYLAGRERGR
- a CDS encoding DUF2391 family protein, translating into MMSESNTDRMMNPEPEHRIENERRTGMERRLEELYSSIEELKRENEMRKAPDKLGWDDIAQEIVGAVTFALPFLFTAELWEIAKDISIERAVAIFLMTLAVAYLFIAKSRIGNLKREELFHVPKRLLTVALIAYLISAGLISLYGINWIADFNAVQYLNATVLVSTFAVIGAITVDMVK
- a CDS encoding S-layer protein gives rise to the protein MIEEMRKASLLLLLVVTFGMLITPINAAVTGINSSNTVIVLPTTKIVNGVPVHVGEDAITGSRLGAFLVLQGVSRGTYTKTVSIPVEYHSVLIHDENQTYKLNSVDMPDVGVNVSDEPVGHGIVIQVNFSCVDFNSTRRAAEFTDRSVELIFNENTTPFGFGGGYRAVATRLNGVDVVYVYSFSQVNESSTSLLETLSVGEWKIHFVDIKVSDETMLVDLTYPSGLVKRKVMHVGRYYLMYLDAEENEDFEVFDTYPSNRIDELLEKGARNVLVFAPTSLFVGIGGTKSVIFNYEYYSKARRYQDGDVYRDQWVWDIDPTNNLYVLYLHANGSPSFRNVLIGEGSALKLPTEWGLEIVPVFAKDNNDKIVGIEGYRFVRVASVTGNVSITAPKIEATDDVYDFIVEDTQLKEFPSDKNVIIIGGWVSNKAWELLERTYGKDAVSAIKDEINRKGYVIKELKNPHNPSYKVIILAGKTYGETRLAVEKFMEEM
- a CDS encoding MFS transporter yields the protein MSLQNYRGFGRDAWLLVAYSFASAFGGNIAWFIFPFYLKSLGFDYTNIGMVFSLSTLAQAAVLLFSGPFGARVGYKKTVLLGVSMMFLGRLVQVLHPTLWMLALGGVLIGIGMALESPSFMALLSGEVEDGKRHYLFSLSSGIGTIASALGILVAGFLSRWLSYGQVFSLVLVVIPIRFAVVLFVRPVLERHSRGLNLDRSLLVRIGRFALPGALIGLGAGIAIPYMGLWFNQRFGTSLESIGWLFAFQQFIMGIGMFLLPMIADRFGSVKTIVSFNGTASLLIGALPFSPAFPVAAVVYILRTILMNIVNPIWNSFMMGFFGEEERSTAMALNSLAWTATFGVGQYVGGVLFDMSLVWPFLITAFLYSLSMVVFWGFFGKKRMEGD
- a CDS encoding methyl-accepting chemotaxis protein, encoding MRFRRKLYAMFLGMAMVVILLTTLIQIRTIEDMGNKIEESVAPTLGEHAQRIALLESQKYAVMIDEQLRPLIVVTESYAGSIGSLYVKDEVYPGYSSTPAFSASVFNRLSELKNSNKDLINVYYSDSRGKLIIIPRAELPEGYNATKSPWYQKAVREGPSWIEPYTDIITNKTVITYITPVKYGGVVKGVLGIDVDFSLLSQEIMNTKIGKTGYLFVISPNGTVVIHPNQDLVGKLNIFNDRRYEALARAMKNSEEGVVELNLDGKKMVVSFAKSKTTGWTVAAVAPEDELVGGLISALDNAKHAASREVLYGTVVMVTLAAGLVLLSVRYLKKALQPVEQLRNAAELIAAGRLKEARDAVGAIDYPHRDDEIGKLITAFESISSDVIGTLNEVIEKLEAMAEGRLDYSVDTRARGDLQNIIVALQGTSAKMRALIGNIRRIGMELDEQADELAGIAVHVKNSTDQVSEAIEQVSIEAQRQQEHINSITEGMRLVSDVTTETSRVMEEFEGAIDEVVRIAQEGRKKGDEAVRDVESIKRSMAFIEEAVNAVSEMSKRIGEITHAISNIAEQTNLLALNAAIEAARAGEAGRGFAVVAQEIRGLAEESKNAAETIRDIIEEMDEKVRRAVEETQRGVNNVASSTETLSESLGYLGYIAEMVQEVGEKVAAIKEQTERTHEEVSRALQALEGLAASAEETTASAEEVNSAMQEQRAEIEALSAGAAKLREIARELRENVEQFRL